In Oceanococcus sp. HetDA_MAG_MS8, one DNA window encodes the following:
- a CDS encoding YiiD C-terminal domain-containing protein encodes MNPQALMSQAESLGLPVETAQQFYADRLLPKFIQEFSRFVIPFVRRSGVRVETLERGRVVCRMPIRGNVNHIGTMYAGALFTLAEFPGGPLLLATYGMSRYIPIVTSLDMDFVKVAKTDVSVELRMSPEEIERVQTETDRDGKSTFELRGELKDKHGTVVARSHAVYQMRPKRR; translated from the coding sequence ATGAATCCTCAGGCTCTTATGAGCCAAGCTGAGTCGTTGGGCTTGCCCGTTGAGACCGCCCAACAGTTCTATGCCGATAGGCTCCTACCCAAGTTCATTCAGGAGTTCTCCCGCTTCGTGATCCCTTTTGTGCGTCGCAGTGGGGTGAGGGTGGAGACTTTGGAGCGTGGTCGTGTGGTGTGTCGCATGCCGATTAGAGGCAATGTGAACCACATCGGCACCATGTACGCGGGAGCCTTGTTCACCTTGGCCGAGTTTCCCGGCGGGCCCTTATTACTGGCGACTTATGGGATGTCGCGGTATATCCCCATTGTGACGTCCTTAGATATGGACTTCGTGAAGGTGGCCAAAACCGACGTCAGCGTGGAGCTGCGCATGAGCCCGGAAGAGATAGAGCGGGTGCAGACCGAGACGGATCGTGATGGCAAGTCAACCTTTGAGCTGCGTGGTGAGCTCAAGGACAAACATGGCACAGTCGTTGCTCGTAGCCATGCGGTGTATCAAATGCGCCCTAAGCGCCGTTAG
- a CDS encoding iron-containing alcohol dehydrogenase, translating to MLHAIEVLFLRIYMVIFKGVTAILPFKWPHTFEGPESSLALCRHIAAEGHSSVLIVTDAMLVKLGLLDKMQAELKQAGVNFVVYDGVLPDPTVEQIEAGYSLCQQHNCDAILAVGGGSSIDAAKMIGARAKNNKPIVKMTGLFRVWRGMLPLYAVPTTAGTGSEVTIAAVVSDPAQQRKLPAMDLKLMPTAAALDGALMTGLPAPITAATGMDALTHAVEAFISRNAMQRTDENAIEATQLIMANLERAFDEGSDLEARQNMARASHLAGMAFTQAGVGYVHAIAHNFGARYHVPHGLANAIVMPHVLDYSLANCAPRLAKLAKECGIGPQGGDDQQLAQAFIARIRELNSKFGIPSTVEQLQPSDVAPIAQAALAEARFTYAVPRYMDQSKAETLIRQMLPA from the coding sequence ATGCTGCACGCCATTGAGGTCCTATTTTTACGAATCTATATGGTCATTTTTAAAGGCGTGACGGCCATCCTGCCCTTCAAGTGGCCACACACCTTTGAAGGCCCGGAGTCGTCCCTGGCCTTATGCCGGCATATCGCGGCCGAGGGCCATAGCAGCGTGTTGATCGTTACCGATGCCATGCTGGTCAAGCTGGGCCTGCTGGATAAGATGCAAGCCGAGCTCAAACAAGCTGGCGTGAATTTTGTGGTGTATGACGGCGTGCTGCCCGACCCAACGGTAGAACAAATTGAAGCCGGCTACAGCTTGTGCCAGCAGCATAACTGCGATGCCATTCTGGCCGTGGGGGGCGGCTCTTCGATCGATGCTGCCAAAATGATCGGCGCCCGCGCCAAGAACAATAAGCCCATCGTCAAAATGACGGGGTTGTTCCGAGTGTGGCGTGGCATGTTGCCCTTGTACGCGGTTCCAACCACCGCTGGCACCGGCTCTGAGGTGACCATTGCTGCGGTCGTGTCCGACCCAGCGCAGCAGCGCAAGCTGCCAGCCATGGATCTCAAGCTCATGCCCACCGCCGCTGCTCTCGACGGTGCCTTAATGACCGGACTGCCAGCACCGATTACCGCCGCCACAGGCATGGACGCTCTCACCCATGCTGTGGAAGCATTCATCTCCCGCAATGCCATGCAGCGCACTGACGAAAACGCCATCGAAGCTACCCAGCTCATCATGGCCAACTTGGAACGTGCTTTTGATGAAGGCAGCGACTTAGAGGCCCGCCAGAATATGGCTCGGGCGTCGCACCTAGCGGGCATGGCCTTCACCCAAGCCGGGGTCGGCTATGTACACGCCATCGCGCACAACTTTGGCGCTCGTTACCACGTGCCACATGGCCTGGCAAACGCTATCGTCATGCCGCATGTGCTTGATTATTCCTTGGCCAACTGTGCCCCACGCCTCGCAAAGCTTGCTAAGGAATGCGGCATCGGCCCCCAAGGCGGTGACGACCAACAACTCGCCCAGGCTTTCATTGCTCGCATTCGCGAACTCAATTCCAAGTTCGGCATTCCCAGCACCGTGGAACAACTCCAGCCCAGCGACGTGGCCCCCATTGCTCAGGCGGCTCTGGCTGAAGCGCGTTTTACCTATGCCGTACCGCGTTACATGGATCAAAGCAAAGCCGAAACCCTGATTCGACAGATGCTCCCCGCCTAA
- a CDS encoding SDR family oxidoreductase, with translation MQYFVTGATGFIGRFVVARLLQKDDAVVHVLVRESSKQKFEDLKKRLGATAKNLKPVYGDITQPGLVDAKTLKSLQGKVDQVYHLAAVYDLNMDDATGDKVNNEGTRNVVNFVNDLGGEVSLQHVSSVAVAGGRWVGNFSEDMFDEGQDVSHPYFRTKFESEKIVREECRQPWRVYRPGAVVGCSQTGEMDKIDGPYYFFKTIQKITNSVPKWLPLLGVEGGKIPLAPVDYVADAMVAIAHKEGLDGQAFHLVQKPQDSVGQVMEILFNAAHGPGFAKQFELPQLPSLVQSGLRETSRALPTDLAFKQMSKAIGVPVSALGYITNRSAFCDRRTRDALAGTGISCPPLSEYADTLWDYWSTVMDYPQPDRRATARLSGKVVMVTGASSGIGFESARKFAANGATVLLVARSADKLQATVDLIHSKGGSAFAYSCDLNNMEAIDEMAEKALADHGRVDILVNNAGRSIRRAVMESLDRFHDVERTLQLNYLGAVRLIHRLLPAMADNRRGQIINISSIGVLSNAPRFAAYIGSKSALDAYCRCLAAEVKQYNIDISTIYMPLVRTPMIAPTKLYNYVPAWSVDAASDTVIDTAIHRTKRVKTSVGRMAEISYALMPKVNDTILGRAFQLFPSSSAAKGQAAPEQKVTREGMALAYLLRGSHL, from the coding sequence ATGCAGTATTTCGTCACAGGTGCAACAGGATTCATTGGTCGTTTTGTAGTGGCGCGTTTGCTGCAAAAGGATGATGCGGTTGTGCATGTCCTTGTGCGGGAGTCATCCAAACAAAAGTTCGAAGACCTGAAGAAGCGTTTGGGTGCAACAGCCAAGAATTTGAAGCCGGTGTATGGCGATATCACCCAGCCAGGTTTGGTCGACGCCAAAACCCTGAAGTCACTGCAGGGCAAAGTCGATCAGGTGTATCACCTGGCCGCCGTTTACGACCTGAATATGGATGACGCGACCGGCGATAAGGTGAACAACGAAGGCACGCGCAATGTTGTGAACTTCGTCAATGACCTCGGTGGTGAGGTTAGTTTGCAGCATGTGAGTTCTGTAGCAGTCGCTGGCGGTCGCTGGGTAGGGAACTTCAGCGAAGATATGTTTGATGAGGGGCAGGATGTTTCTCACCCTTATTTCCGGACAAAATTTGAGTCGGAAAAAATTGTCCGCGAGGAATGCCGCCAGCCCTGGCGTGTGTATCGTCCTGGAGCTGTGGTGGGCTGCTCGCAGACCGGTGAGATGGACAAAATTGATGGTCCCTATTACTTCTTCAAAACCATCCAAAAGATCACCAATTCTGTTCCCAAGTGGTTACCGCTACTCGGCGTAGAAGGCGGCAAGATTCCTCTCGCCCCGGTCGATTACGTAGCCGATGCGATGGTGGCTATTGCTCATAAAGAAGGCTTGGATGGTCAGGCCTTCCATCTGGTGCAAAAACCACAGGACTCCGTAGGGCAGGTCATGGAGATTCTGTTCAATGCGGCCCATGGCCCAGGCTTCGCAAAACAGTTTGAGCTGCCTCAGCTGCCTTCGCTGGTGCAAAGCGGTCTGCGTGAAACCAGCCGGGCCTTGCCCACTGATTTGGCCTTCAAGCAAATGTCCAAGGCGATCGGGGTGCCCGTATCGGCCTTAGGCTATATCACCAACCGTTCAGCCTTTTGTGATCGGCGTACCCGCGATGCCCTGGCCGGTACTGGCATCAGCTGCCCGCCACTGAGCGAATATGCAGACACCTTATGGGATTATTGGTCTACGGTGATGGACTATCCCCAGCCTGATCGTCGCGCGACCGCGCGCCTATCCGGCAAGGTGGTCATGGTCACTGGGGCCTCTAGCGGAATTGGCTTTGAGTCGGCCCGCAAATTTGCTGCCAACGGCGCCACTGTGTTGCTAGTCGCACGCAGTGCCGACAAATTGCAGGCTACGGTCGATTTGATTCACTCCAAGGGCGGTTCAGCGTTTGCCTACAGCTGTGACCTGAATAACATGGAGGCCATTGATGAGATGGCCGAAAAGGCCCTGGCGGATCACGGCCGGGTCGATATTCTGGTGAATAATGCAGGGCGCTCTATTCGGCGCGCCGTGATGGAGTCCTTGGATCGTTTCCACGATGTTGAGCGCACGCTGCAATTGAACTACCTGGGCGCAGTCCGGCTGATTCATCGGCTGTTGCCGGCTATGGCGGACAACCGTCGCGGGCAGATCATCAACATCTCATCAATTGGCGTGTTATCCAATGCGCCTCGCTTTGCAGCGTACATCGGATCCAAGTCGGCGCTGGATGCCTACTGCCGCTGCCTCGCGGCCGAGGTCAAGCAATACAACATCGATATCAGCACCATTTACATGCCTCTGGTGCGGACGCCGATGATTGCGCCCACCAAGTTGTACAACTATGTGCCGGCATGGTCCGTGGATGCGGCCTCTGACACGGTCATCGATACCGCTATTCATCGCACCAAGCGGGTGAAAACCAGCGTAGGGCGGATGGCCGAGATTAGTTATGCACTCATGCCTAAGGTGAATGACACCATTTTAGGTCGTGCCTTCCAGCTCTTCCCATCATCCTCCGCTGCCAAGGGGCAAGCCGCCCCCGAGCAGAAGGTAACGCGCGAAGGCATGGCCTTGGCTTATTTGCTGCGTGGCTCTCACCTCTAA
- a CDS encoding acyl-CoA dehydrogenase family protein produces the protein MGAALPRPVFEAEHDLFRDSVRKFLEAEAVPHHEAWEERGYVDRELWRKAGEQGFLSPTMPEEYGGVGVDFRYNAIVVEEVSRIGLSGIGWSLHSDIAVPYLLNYGSEDIKERFIPGCVSGETITAIAMTEPGTGSDLQSVATTAVRDGDDYILNGSKTFITNGQLANLIVVVAKTDPSAGAKGTSLLLVEEGMEGFERGRNLKKVGMKAQDTSELFFRNCRVPAKNLLGQEGMGFVYLMQELAQERLSIALGAVAACEGVLSETIKYVQERKAFGKPIMTFQNTQFTLAQLDAEVTAARAFIDRCLELHLDHKLDQVTAAKAKLIATELQGKVCDQCVQLHGGYGYMWEYPVARAFADARVQRIYGGTNEIMKLIIGRALVA, from the coding sequence ATGGGCGCAGCCCTGCCACGGCCGGTATTTGAGGCCGAACATGACTTATTTCGCGATTCTGTCCGTAAATTCCTAGAGGCCGAGGCCGTGCCTCATCATGAGGCTTGGGAGGAACGTGGTTATGTGGATCGCGAACTGTGGCGCAAAGCGGGTGAGCAAGGTTTTTTATCGCCCACTATGCCGGAGGAATATGGCGGAGTCGGCGTAGATTTTCGCTACAACGCCATTGTGGTGGAAGAGGTGAGCCGTATTGGTTTATCCGGCATTGGTTGGAGCTTGCATTCGGATATTGCCGTGCCCTATCTGCTGAACTATGGCTCGGAAGACATTAAAGAGCGCTTTATTCCCGGATGTGTCAGCGGAGAAACCATCACCGCTATCGCCATGACCGAACCGGGAACTGGGTCAGACCTGCAAAGCGTGGCGACTACTGCTGTGCGTGATGGAGATGACTACATCCTCAACGGCTCTAAAACCTTCATTACTAATGGTCAGTTAGCCAACCTGATTGTGGTGGTAGCCAAAACCGACCCCAGTGCCGGTGCCAAGGGCACCAGCCTGCTTTTGGTAGAAGAGGGGATGGAGGGCTTCGAACGTGGGCGCAACCTGAAGAAGGTGGGCATGAAAGCCCAGGACACCTCCGAGCTATTCTTCCGCAATTGCCGGGTCCCGGCGAAGAACCTCTTAGGCCAGGAGGGCATGGGCTTCGTGTATTTAATGCAGGAGTTAGCCCAGGAGCGTTTGTCTATTGCTCTGGGCGCTGTTGCAGCTTGCGAGGGTGTGCTTAGCGAGACCATCAAATACGTTCAGGAGCGCAAGGCCTTTGGTAAGCCGATCATGACTTTCCAGAACACCCAGTTCACGCTGGCTCAGTTGGATGCGGAGGTCACCGCAGCCCGGGCCTTTATTGACCGTTGCCTGGAATTGCACCTGGATCACAAACTGGATCAGGTGACGGCGGCTAAAGCCAAGCTCATTGCTACCGAGTTGCAGGGCAAAGTCTGTGACCAATGCGTGCAGCTGCATGGCGGTTATGGCTACATGTGGGAGTACCCCGTAGCGCGAGCCTTCGCCGATGCACGGGTGCAGCGGATTTATGGGGGGACGAATGAAATTATGAAGCTGATCATCGGGAGAGCACTGGTCGCTTAA